In Streptomyces sp. RFCAC02, the following proteins share a genomic window:
- a CDS encoding ADP-ribosylglycohydrolase family protein, translating into MSMDMDMGAGAVGTASAPDELRLTWAQPEDLLGHELRQAAQDGRDTTAVERRWRAAGGRAAPERAGASPGPADPALRALAEALLDELAAFPSALADREPSGLDAIRAACPEWPAPRPGAAAPASRARLHAGWLGRAVGCVLGKPVEKLPLEGIRAIGRATGNWPPRTWFTARGLPADVAAAHPWNRRSRATSLAETIDGAPEDDDLNYPLLGLLVLRRHGRDFTTADVARLWLDVLPAGRTFTAERVAYRNLLSGLEPPLTACHRNPFREWIGAVIRADVYGWTNPGDPATAAALAHRDARLTHTANGVYGAMFAAAMVARAAAGDGDVHACLRTGLSVVPPASRLAAAVRFGVRVAREGRGGGFDPVVDRLHARYGDHHWVHVLPNAALLTAALTHADGDFSGSVCRAVAGGWDTDSNGATAGSVAGLLAGSPEALGAHWTAPLKNRLATTVAGFDGIGFDELAALTQEASA; encoded by the coding sequence ATGAGCATGGACATGGACATGGGCGCGGGCGCGGTGGGCACGGCGAGCGCGCCGGACGAGCTGCGGCTCACCTGGGCGCAGCCGGAGGACCTGCTCGGCCACGAGCTGCGGCAGGCCGCGCAGGACGGGCGGGACACCACGGCGGTGGAGCGGCGCTGGCGCGCGGCGGGCGGCCGTGCCGCGCCGGAGCGTGCCGGGGCGTCGCCGGGCCCCGCCGATCCGGCGCTGCGGGCGCTCGCCGAGGCGCTGCTGGACGAACTGGCCGCGTTCCCCTCGGCGCTGGCCGACCGGGAGCCGAGCGGCCTGGACGCGATCCGGGCGGCCTGCCCGGAGTGGCCGGCGCCCCGGCCGGGCGCCGCCGCCCCCGCGTCACGGGCCAGGCTGCACGCGGGCTGGCTCGGCCGCGCGGTGGGCTGCGTCCTCGGCAAGCCGGTGGAGAAGCTGCCGCTCGAGGGCATCCGCGCGATCGGCCGCGCCACGGGCAACTGGCCGCCGCGCACCTGGTTCACCGCGCGGGGCCTGCCCGCCGACGTGGCGGCGGCACACCCGTGGAACCGCAGGTCGCGCGCCACGTCCCTCGCCGAGACGATCGACGGCGCCCCGGAGGACGACGACCTGAACTACCCGCTCCTCGGCCTGCTCGTGCTGCGCCGGCACGGGCGCGACTTCACCACGGCGGACGTGGCGCGGCTGTGGCTCGACGTGCTGCCCGCGGGGCGGACGTTCACCGCCGAGCGCGTCGCCTACCGCAACCTGCTGTCCGGCCTCGAACCGCCGCTGACGGCCTGCCACCGCAACCCGTTCCGTGAGTGGATCGGCGCGGTCATCAGGGCGGACGTCTACGGCTGGACGAATCCCGGCGACCCGGCCACGGCCGCCGCGCTCGCGCACCGGGACGCGCGGCTCACCCACACGGCGAACGGCGTGTACGGCGCGATGTTCGCCGCCGCCATGGTCGCCCGCGCGGCGGCCGGCGACGGCGACGTGCACGCGTGCCTGCGGACCGGCCTGTCGGTCGTGCCGCCCGCCTCGCGGCTCGCGGCGGCGGTGCGGTTCGGCGTGCGGGTCGCGCGGGAGGGGCGCGGCGGCGGTTTCGACCCCGTCGTGGACCGGCTGCACGCGCGGTACGGCGACCACCACTGGGTGCACGTCCTGCCGAACGCCGCGCTGCTCACCGCCGCCCTCACCCACGCGGACGGCGACTTCTCCGGCTCGGTGTGCCGGGCGGTCGCCGGCGGCTGGGACACGGACTCGAACGGCGCGACGGCCGGCTCGGTCGCGGGACTGCTGGCCGGCTCCCCCGAGGCGCTGGGCGCCCACTGGACGGCGCCCCTGAAGAACCGGCTCGCGACGACCGTCGCGGGCTTCGACGGCATCGGCTTCGACGAGCTGGCCGCCCTCACCCAGGAGGCATCCGCATGA
- a CDS encoding ADP-ribosylglycohydrolase family protein: MSTPTTPPPSLDSRVIGALVGAAVGDALGGAVEGWSPEDIVRRHGGRVTGIVGPFHRDAWRTARPIAPYHKGDGHVTDDTLMTHALVRVYEKVRDHLDAYAVADHLVPDLITTPRWIPELGAEALPLQRVFLAEKWIVARIHYGHTDPREAGVGNIVNCGAAMYMAPVGLVNAGHPAGAYAEALDVAGAHQSSYGREAAGVFAAAVAAACAPGATPESVTEQAIALAKDGTRAAIEAVAGAAAGIGDVAAAIGPLRAAVEPFDTVGPVYREPSLGARRPSRLHAIEELPIALGMLLVAGGDYRETVLGAVNYGRDCDSIATMGGALAGALGGESVVPDEWSAEVARASRLDLRAPGAALAAVAREVFARDVGRRRAHEALFGAIAGV, from the coding sequence ATGAGCACGCCGACCACTCCCCCGCCGTCCCTCGACTCCCGCGTCATCGGCGCCCTGGTGGGCGCGGCCGTGGGTGACGCGCTGGGCGGCGCGGTGGAGGGCTGGAGTCCCGAGGACATCGTGCGGCGGCACGGTGGCCGGGTCACCGGGATCGTGGGGCCGTTCCACCGCGACGCGTGGCGGACGGCGCGGCCGATCGCCCCGTACCACAAGGGCGACGGGCACGTCACCGACGACACCCTGATGACGCACGCCCTGGTGCGGGTCTACGAGAAGGTCCGCGACCACCTCGACGCGTACGCCGTCGCCGACCACCTGGTGCCCGACCTGATCACGACGCCCCGCTGGATCCCCGAACTCGGGGCTGAGGCCCTGCCGTTGCAGCGCGTCTTCCTCGCGGAGAAGTGGATCGTCGCCCGCATCCACTACGGGCACACGGATCCGCGCGAGGCGGGCGTCGGCAACATCGTCAACTGCGGTGCGGCCATGTACATGGCTCCGGTGGGCCTGGTGAACGCCGGCCACCCCGCCGGCGCGTACGCCGAGGCGCTGGACGTCGCGGGCGCGCACCAGTCGAGCTACGGGCGGGAGGCGGCGGGCGTGTTCGCGGCGGCGGTGGCGGCCGCGTGCGCGCCGGGCGCCACACCGGAGTCGGTGACGGAGCAGGCCATCGCCCTGGCCAAGGACGGCACGCGGGCCGCGATCGAGGCGGTGGCCGGGGCGGCGGCTGGCATCGGTGACGTGGCGGCGGCGATCGGGCCGCTGCGGGCGGCCGTCGAGCCGTTCGACACGGTCGGCCCCGTCTACCGGGAGCCGTCCCTCGGCGCGCGGCGTCCGTCGCGGCTGCACGCCATCGAGGAGCTGCCCATCGCGCTCGGCATGCTGCTGGTCGCCGGCGGCGACTACCGGGAGACCGTCCTCGGCGCGGTCAACTACGGCCGCGACTGCGACTCGATCGCCACGATGGGCGGCGCGCTCGCCGGCGCGCTGGGCGGGGAGTCCGTGGTGCCCGACGAGTGGAGCGCGGAGGTGGCACGGGCCAGCCGCCTCGATCTGCGGGCGCCGGGGGCGGCGCTCGCGGCGGTGGCGCGCGAGGTGTTCGCCCGGGACGTCGGGCGACGCCGGGCGCACGAGGCCCTGTTCGGTGCGATCGCGGGGGTGTGA
- a CDS encoding ADP-ribosylglycohydrolase family protein — translation MTGAPAGPARPADDLARRVEGLLLGIAAGDAAGWPSGRHRAARLPEWTRRLTRELDTFAEDNATTTLPVPIALNQPPEPLRLGPSDDAEWAAFTALAVLSAVDAAARAGAGAGVAPPVDVPAALSGAWHGLAGEIAAATDRADEIESAQVPLRARISVRAGLGNLAAGLRPPATGHDNPHYFDDAACVRATVLAAVHPGDPGAAAGLAEFDARFTQDGDGVHGACAMAAAVAAALGGDPLDACVDAALACLPEGTEIRRNALRAVGLGRAAVAARPGLPGNAFALVPVLEHEIVDHVYSYGIAAAETVPVALAVATAAAGAVTEAVPSAACLSRVADSAPALAGALTGAVSGAGGLPGTWRESCRVLAGCALPQLAGTDLVPLARRLAGAPFGTWPPGGRPSGEHPRPGGPAGEHPSSDSREGPSA, via the coding sequence GTGACGGGCGCGCCCGCGGGTCCTGCCCGGCCCGCCGACGACCTGGCGCGGCGTGTCGAGGGCCTGCTGCTCGGCATCGCCGCGGGTGACGCCGCCGGCTGGCCGTCGGGCCGGCACCGCGCGGCGCGGCTCCCCGAGTGGACCCGGCGGCTGACCCGTGAGCTGGACACCTTCGCCGAGGACAACGCGACGACGACCCTGCCCGTGCCGATAGCGCTCAACCAGCCGCCCGAACCGTTGCGGCTCGGCCCGTCCGACGACGCGGAGTGGGCGGCGTTCACCGCGCTCGCGGTCCTGTCGGCGGTGGACGCCGCCGCGCGCGCCGGGGCGGGGGCCGGGGTCGCGCCGCCCGTGGACGTGCCTGCGGCGCTGTCGGGCGCGTGGCACGGGCTGGCCGGGGAGATCGCGGCGGCGACGGACCGCGCGGACGAGATCGAGTCGGCGCAGGTCCCGCTGCGCGCCCGGATCTCCGTGCGCGCCGGCCTCGGCAACCTGGCGGCCGGCCTGCGCCCGCCGGCCACCGGCCACGACAACCCGCACTACTTCGACGACGCCGCCTGCGTACGGGCCACCGTGCTGGCCGCCGTCCACCCGGGTGATCCGGGGGCGGCGGCCGGGCTGGCCGAGTTCGACGCGCGCTTCACCCAGGACGGGGACGGCGTGCACGGCGCGTGCGCCATGGCGGCGGCGGTCGCCGCCGCGCTCGGCGGCGACCCGCTGGACGCGTGCGTGGACGCGGCCCTCGCGTGCCTGCCGGAGGGCACCGAGATCCGGCGCAACGCGCTGCGCGCCGTGGGCCTCGGCCGTGCGGCGGTCGCGGCGCGGCCCGGCCTGCCGGGGAACGCGTTCGCGCTCGTCCCGGTGCTGGAGCACGAGATCGTCGACCACGTCTACAGCTACGGCATCGCGGCCGCCGAGACGGTGCCGGTGGCCCTCGCGGTGGCGACGGCGGCCGCCGGCGCGGTGACCGAGGCGGTGCCGAGCGCGGCGTGCCTCTCCCGGGTCGCCGACTCGGCGCCGGCCCTCGCCGGGGCGCTGACCGGCGCGGTGTCGGGCGCCGGGGGGCTGCCGGGGACCTGGCGGGAGAGCTGTCGCGTCCTCGCGGGCTGCGCGCTGCCGCAGCTCGCCGGGACCGATCTCGTGCCGCTGGCCCGCAGGCTGGCCGGCGCGCCGTTCGGCACGTGGCCGCCCGGCGGGCGGCCGTCCGGTGAGCACCCCCGCCCCGGCGGTCCCGCCGGGGAGCACCCATCGAGCGACAGCAGAGAAGGACCTTCCGCATGA
- a CDS encoding ADP-ribosylglycohydrolase family protein, producing the protein MMSAGPQRVLASPEQPPPPRPPASRLPSAARGAPAPAPACAARARGALLGLAVGDAMGAPAENMKPSQIRARWGRIEGFVQDDPAGTDDTEYAILSGLLLAEHGSDLTVAHVESAWHQWIADLDEGPFRGAGFSERGTLENLRRGLAAPITAQHRHAWSDGLAMRAAPFGVFAAGRPREAARLVAVDGTVSHDGEGIYGGQAVAAGVAAAMVADGPGAVVAAALAVVPDDSWTARSLRRAVAAARRAREEAADSEPAMERTVRSATVIGGYPWTDLAPEAVGLAFGAFTAAAGSFAGAVRMAVNMGRDADTTAAVAGALAGALRGEGAIPPEWARGIGPVRGSCLPSMAGRHVLEIADLLTAARLARRPGAAAEPGA; encoded by the coding sequence ATGATGAGCGCCGGCCCGCAGCGCGTCCTGGCCTCGCCCGAACAGCCCCCACCCCCACGGCCCCCCGCGTCGCGGCTCCCCTCCGCGGCGCGCGGGGCGCCCGCACCGGCGCCGGCGTGCGCCGCGCGGGCGCGGGGCGCGCTCCTCGGCCTGGCCGTGGGCGACGCGATGGGCGCCCCGGCCGAGAACATGAAGCCCTCCCAGATCCGCGCCAGGTGGGGGCGGATCGAGGGCTTCGTGCAGGACGACCCGGCCGGCACCGACGACACCGAGTACGCGATCCTGTCGGGTCTGCTGCTCGCCGAACACGGCTCGGACCTGACGGTCGCCCACGTCGAGTCGGCGTGGCACCAGTGGATCGCCGACCTCGACGAGGGGCCGTTCCGGGGGGCCGGGTTCAGCGAGCGCGGCACGCTGGAGAACCTGCGGCGCGGTCTCGCCGCCCCGATCACCGCCCAGCACCGGCACGCCTGGAGCGACGGGCTCGCGATGCGGGCCGCGCCGTTCGGGGTGTTCGCCGCGGGGCGCCCGCGGGAGGCCGCGCGGCTGGTCGCGGTGGACGGCACGGTGTCGCACGACGGGGAGGGCATCTACGGCGGGCAGGCCGTGGCGGCCGGCGTGGCCGCCGCGATGGTGGCCGACGGGCCCGGCGCCGTGGTGGCGGCGGCCCTCGCCGTCGTTCCCGACGACTCGTGGACGGCGCGGTCGCTGCGCCGCGCGGTGGCCGCCGCGCGGCGGGCGCGCGAGGAGGCGGCGGACAGCGAGCCGGCGATGGAGCGGACGGTCCGCTCCGCGACCGTCATCGGCGGCTACCCGTGGACGGATCTCGCGCCGGAGGCGGTCGGTCTCGCGTTCGGCGCGTTCACGGCGGCGGCCGGGTCGTTCGCCGGGGCGGTGCGGATGGCCGTCAACATGGGGCGCGACGCCGACACGACGGCCGCCGTCGCGGGGGCGCTCGCCGGCGCGCTGCGCGGCGAGGGCGCGATCCCGCCGGAGTGGGCGCGCGGCATCGGACCGGTGCGCGGGAGCTGCCTGCCGTCCATGGCGGGGCGCCATGTGCTGGAGATCGCCGACCTGCTGACGGCCGCGCGGCTCGCCCGCCGGCCGGGCGCGGCAGCGGAGCCGGGCGCGTGA